In the genome of Sebastes umbrosus isolate fSebUmb1 chromosome 14, fSebUmb1.pri, whole genome shotgun sequence, one region contains:
- the LOC119501159 gene encoding GTPase IMAP family member 8-like isoform X2 produces the protein METMADVNAVSTSGQSHQPPELRIVLIGGRELTGSSSNKSASGNIILGHSVFETNRRTAESVVRQQEVHGRQVTVVDTPGWWWHYPRENTPQLDQMEIKYSVHLCPPGPHTFLLVIPVGLIFPEIFKQSLEEHLQLFHEGVFQRTIVLFTVDYPFSEKSLEYEISEWPALQRLLQQCGNRKHLLNISNREDSTQVIKLFKKIEALVAKNGGSHYSIDSAEGNALREKMATMVERASKRFAEVQTKRRELKALIEGGKTPPTHLRIVMVGAQWSAKSSAGNTILRKKAFAVSHRRTTEFCEISHNTVVRRQLTVVDSPGWYYNNTLQDMCEMDKLEIENSMHLCPPGPHAVLLVVGLSSAFNASYLRAVREHMSLFTDEVWKHTVVLFTRGDWLGVKTVEERIESEKDLQWLVERCGNMYHVLDNTNRCDDTQVTELLEKIEEMWAGNKDPHYESDLGRAEQMEARKEAEGNVAKRIRQTAQRQERILKELFRGERQPITDMRVVLVGRKESGKSMVGNRILFDDLFDSAWMKKEFQGQRGNTVCVKHERNAYGVNISVVETPGWFADEMISDRLKSEVLRSISMCAPGPHAFLLVVPISKPFTENEYRAMLELLMPFGERVWRHCMVLFTWADWLNNRSIEEHITTEGKALQRLVEKCGYRYHTLSGSRFGYGFPAMEVFQKMTDMITRNKGHHFGAENKLGKKQKPTLTWQEWNRREQELIDRMLKALAQEPEEPTVPSMKMTASFDGAFIPSMSGDVHSEVGSTYCNHRAHARVAEWLSLRVGNSDVTFGNSDVTSGVDSMSASASHVEKMDEGLLTDDNHHPVATFFPEKDKMKFDAVRIGGVHTVETQRRHSF, from the exons ATGGAAACAATGGCTGATGTGAATGCTGTCTCCACCTCTG GGCAAAGTCACCAACCCCCAGAGCTGAGGATTGTGTTGATAGGTGGAAGAGAATTAACCGGTAGTTCCAGTAATAAGAGTGCCAGTGGCAACATAATACTGGGTCACAGTGTttttgaaacaaacagaagaacTGCCGAGAGTGTCGTGAGGCAGCAGGAGGTACATGGCAGACAAGTCACTGTGGTTGATACTCCAGGCTGGTGGTGGCACTACCCACGAGAAAACACCCCACAGCTGGATCAGATGGAAATCAAGTACAGTGTCCATCTGTGTCCCCCGGGGCCTCACACCTTTCTCCTAGTCATTCCTGTTGGTTTAATATTTCCGGAGATCTTCAAACAATCACTAGAGGAGCACCTGCAACTCTTCCACGAAGGAGTGTTTCAGCGCACCATCGTGCTGTTTACTGTAGATTATCCATTTAGTGAGAAAAGTTTAGAATATGAAATCAGTGAGTGGCCAGCGCTTCAGCGCCTTCTTCAGCAATGTGGAAACCGAAAGCATCTTCTCAACATCAGCAACAGAGAGGATAGCACTCAAGTCATAAAGCTTTTCAAGAAAATAGAGgcactggttgcaaaaaatggTGGCAGTCACTATTCTATTGACAGTGCTGAGGGGAACGCTCTGAGAGAGAAAATGGCCACAATGGTTGAAAGAGCATCAAAGAGGTTTGCTGAAGTGCAGACAAAAAGAAGAGAACTCAAAGCCCTGATCGAAG GTGGTAAAACGCCCCCAACACATTTGAGAATAGTGATGGTTGGAGCACAGTGGTCAGCCAAGAGCTCAGCGGGCAACACCATCCtgagaaaaaaagcatttgcTGTTTCTCACAGAAGAACAACGGAGTTCTGCGAAATAAGCCACAACACGGTGGTACGCAGGCAGCTCACAGTGGTAGATTCTCCCGGCTGGTACTACAACAACACCCTTCAGGACATGTGTGAGATGGATAAACTTGAAATAGAAAACAGCATGCACCTGTGCCCTCCGGGACCCCACGCAGTGCTGCTCGTGGTCGGCCTGTCATCCGCGTTCAACGCGTCGTACCTGAGAGCGGTCCGGGAGCACATGAGCCTGTTCACGGATGAAGTCTGGAAGCACACGGTCGTTCTGTTCACCAGAGGTGACTGGCTGGGAGTGAAGACTGTGGAAGAGCGAATCGAGAGCGAGAAAGATCTGCAGTGGCTTGTGGAGAGGTGTGGGAACATGTATCACGTCCTGGACAACACAAACCGCTGCGATGACACGCAGGTGACGGAGCTCCTTGAGAAGATCGAAGAGATGTGGGCAGGAAACAAAGATCCTCATTATGAATCGGACCTGGGCCGTGCAGAGCAGATGGAGGCAAGGAAAGAGGCTGAAGGCAATGTGGCGAAAAGGATCAGGCAGACAGCCCAAAGACAAGAAAGAATACTAAAAGAGTTGTTTAGAG GTGAGAGGCAACCAATCACTGACATGAGGGTTGTACTTGTTGGCAGAAAAGAGTCGGGGAAGAGTATGGTAGGAAACAGGATCCTTTTTGACGATCTATTTGACTCCGCTTGGATGAAGAAG gAATTCCAGGGTCAGCGAGGAAACACGGTGTGTGTGAAACATGAAAGGAATGCGTATGGCGTAAACATCTCAGTCGTTGAGACACCAGGCTGGTTTGCAGACGAGATGATATCCGACCGGCTCAAGAGTGAAGTCTTGCGCAGCATCTCCATGTGTGCTCCGGGCCCTCACGCTTTCCTCTTGGTTGTTCCCATTTCCAAACCCTTTACAGAGAACGAGTACAGAGCGATGCTCGAGCTCTTGATGCCATTTGGCGAGAGAGTCTGGAGACACTGCATGGTGCTGTTCACCTGGGCAGACTGGCTGAACAACAGGTCCATTGAGGAGCACATCACCACTGAAGGCAAAGCCCTACAGCGGCTCGTGGAAAAGTGTGGGTACAGGTACCACACTCTCAGCGGCAGTCGTTTTGGCTATGGTTTTCCAGCCATGGAGGTGTTCCAGAAAATGACTGATATGATAACGCGAAACAAGGGCCACCACTTCGGCGCTGAAAACAAACTGGGGAAAAAGCAGAAGCCGACGCTGACCTGGCAAGAGTGGAACAGGAGGGAGCAAGAGCTCATAGACCGGATGTTGAAAGCTTTAGCGCAAGAGCCCGAGGAACCAACGGTGCCATCCATGAAGATGACGGCTAGCTTCGATGGAGCCTTCATTCCAAGCA TGAGTGGAGATGTTCACTCAGAAGTTGGGAGCACATATTGTAATCACAGAGCCCACGCCAGGGTAGCTGAATGGCTGAGCCTCAGAGTCGGGAACTCTGACGTCACCTTCGGGAACTCTGACGTCACCTCCGGGGTCGACAGCATGAGCGCCTCTGCCAGTCACGTGGAGAAGATGGATGAAGGCCTCCTGACAGACGACAATCATCACCCAGTGGCTACGTTTTTCccagaaaaagacaaaatgaagtTCGACGCTGTTCGCATTGGCGGGGTCCACACTGTAGAAACCCAACGCAGGCACTCTTTTTAA
- the LOC119501159 gene encoding GTPase IMAP family member 8-like isoform X1: protein MLYIYICTYVKNIVSLTGQSHQPPELRIVLIGGRELTGSSSNKSASGNIILGHSVFETNRRTAESVVRQQEVHGRQVTVVDTPGWWWHYPRENTPQLDQMEIKYSVHLCPPGPHTFLLVIPVGLIFPEIFKQSLEEHLQLFHEGVFQRTIVLFTVDYPFSEKSLEYEISEWPALQRLLQQCGNRKHLLNISNREDSTQVIKLFKKIEALVAKNGGSHYSIDSAEGNALREKMATMVERASKRFAEVQTKRRELKALIEGGKTPPTHLRIVMVGAQWSAKSSAGNTILRKKAFAVSHRRTTEFCEISHNTVVRRQLTVVDSPGWYYNNTLQDMCEMDKLEIENSMHLCPPGPHAVLLVVGLSSAFNASYLRAVREHMSLFTDEVWKHTVVLFTRGDWLGVKTVEERIESEKDLQWLVERCGNMYHVLDNTNRCDDTQVTELLEKIEEMWAGNKDPHYESDLGRAEQMEARKEAEGNVAKRIRQTAQRQERILKELFRGERQPITDMRVVLVGRKESGKSMVGNRILFDDLFDSAWMKKEFQGQRGNTVCVKHERNAYGVNISVVETPGWFADEMISDRLKSEVLRSISMCAPGPHAFLLVVPISKPFTENEYRAMLELLMPFGERVWRHCMVLFTWADWLNNRSIEEHITTEGKALQRLVEKCGYRYHTLSGSRFGYGFPAMEVFQKMTDMITRNKGHHFGAENKLGKKQKPTLTWQEWNRREQELIDRMLKALAQEPEEPTVPSMKMTASFDGAFIPSMSGDVHSEVGSTYCNHRAHARVAEWLSLRVGNSDVTFGNSDVTSGVDSMSASASHVEKMDEGLLTDDNHHPVATFFPEKDKMKFDAVRIGGVHTVETQRRHSF from the exons atgttatatatatatatatgcacttaTGTAAAGAATATTGTTTCTCTTACAGGGCAAAGTCACCAACCCCCAGAGCTGAGGATTGTGTTGATAGGTGGAAGAGAATTAACCGGTAGTTCCAGTAATAAGAGTGCCAGTGGCAACATAATACTGGGTCACAGTGTttttgaaacaaacagaagaacTGCCGAGAGTGTCGTGAGGCAGCAGGAGGTACATGGCAGACAAGTCACTGTGGTTGATACTCCAGGCTGGTGGTGGCACTACCCACGAGAAAACACCCCACAGCTGGATCAGATGGAAATCAAGTACAGTGTCCATCTGTGTCCCCCGGGGCCTCACACCTTTCTCCTAGTCATTCCTGTTGGTTTAATATTTCCGGAGATCTTCAAACAATCACTAGAGGAGCACCTGCAACTCTTCCACGAAGGAGTGTTTCAGCGCACCATCGTGCTGTTTACTGTAGATTATCCATTTAGTGAGAAAAGTTTAGAATATGAAATCAGTGAGTGGCCAGCGCTTCAGCGCCTTCTTCAGCAATGTGGAAACCGAAAGCATCTTCTCAACATCAGCAACAGAGAGGATAGCACTCAAGTCATAAAGCTTTTCAAGAAAATAGAGgcactggttgcaaaaaatggTGGCAGTCACTATTCTATTGACAGTGCTGAGGGGAACGCTCTGAGAGAGAAAATGGCCACAATGGTTGAAAGAGCATCAAAGAGGTTTGCTGAAGTGCAGACAAAAAGAAGAGAACTCAAAGCCCTGATCGAAG GTGGTAAAACGCCCCCAACACATTTGAGAATAGTGATGGTTGGAGCACAGTGGTCAGCCAAGAGCTCAGCGGGCAACACCATCCtgagaaaaaaagcatttgcTGTTTCTCACAGAAGAACAACGGAGTTCTGCGAAATAAGCCACAACACGGTGGTACGCAGGCAGCTCACAGTGGTAGATTCTCCCGGCTGGTACTACAACAACACCCTTCAGGACATGTGTGAGATGGATAAACTTGAAATAGAAAACAGCATGCACCTGTGCCCTCCGGGACCCCACGCAGTGCTGCTCGTGGTCGGCCTGTCATCCGCGTTCAACGCGTCGTACCTGAGAGCGGTCCGGGAGCACATGAGCCTGTTCACGGATGAAGTCTGGAAGCACACGGTCGTTCTGTTCACCAGAGGTGACTGGCTGGGAGTGAAGACTGTGGAAGAGCGAATCGAGAGCGAGAAAGATCTGCAGTGGCTTGTGGAGAGGTGTGGGAACATGTATCACGTCCTGGACAACACAAACCGCTGCGATGACACGCAGGTGACGGAGCTCCTTGAGAAGATCGAAGAGATGTGGGCAGGAAACAAAGATCCTCATTATGAATCGGACCTGGGCCGTGCAGAGCAGATGGAGGCAAGGAAAGAGGCTGAAGGCAATGTGGCGAAAAGGATCAGGCAGACAGCCCAAAGACAAGAAAGAATACTAAAAGAGTTGTTTAGAG GTGAGAGGCAACCAATCACTGACATGAGGGTTGTACTTGTTGGCAGAAAAGAGTCGGGGAAGAGTATGGTAGGAAACAGGATCCTTTTTGACGATCTATTTGACTCCGCTTGGATGAAGAAG gAATTCCAGGGTCAGCGAGGAAACACGGTGTGTGTGAAACATGAAAGGAATGCGTATGGCGTAAACATCTCAGTCGTTGAGACACCAGGCTGGTTTGCAGACGAGATGATATCCGACCGGCTCAAGAGTGAAGTCTTGCGCAGCATCTCCATGTGTGCTCCGGGCCCTCACGCTTTCCTCTTGGTTGTTCCCATTTCCAAACCCTTTACAGAGAACGAGTACAGAGCGATGCTCGAGCTCTTGATGCCATTTGGCGAGAGAGTCTGGAGACACTGCATGGTGCTGTTCACCTGGGCAGACTGGCTGAACAACAGGTCCATTGAGGAGCACATCACCACTGAAGGCAAAGCCCTACAGCGGCTCGTGGAAAAGTGTGGGTACAGGTACCACACTCTCAGCGGCAGTCGTTTTGGCTATGGTTTTCCAGCCATGGAGGTGTTCCAGAAAATGACTGATATGATAACGCGAAACAAGGGCCACCACTTCGGCGCTGAAAACAAACTGGGGAAAAAGCAGAAGCCGACGCTGACCTGGCAAGAGTGGAACAGGAGGGAGCAAGAGCTCATAGACCGGATGTTGAAAGCTTTAGCGCAAGAGCCCGAGGAACCAACGGTGCCATCCATGAAGATGACGGCTAGCTTCGATGGAGCCTTCATTCCAAGCA TGAGTGGAGATGTTCACTCAGAAGTTGGGAGCACATATTGTAATCACAGAGCCCACGCCAGGGTAGCTGAATGGCTGAGCCTCAGAGTCGGGAACTCTGACGTCACCTTCGGGAACTCTGACGTCACCTCCGGGGTCGACAGCATGAGCGCCTCTGCCAGTCACGTGGAGAAGATGGATGAAGGCCTCCTGACAGACGACAATCATCACCCAGTGGCTACGTTTTTCccagaaaaagacaaaatgaagtTCGACGCTGTTCGCATTGGCGGGGTCCACACTGTAGAAACCCAACGCAGGCACTCTTTTTAA